The following coding sequences lie in one Dehalococcoidia bacterium genomic window:
- a CDS encoding YkgJ family cysteine cluster protein, with protein MSQYSIFFYNTSMPSVRISELIATQEVVDAFRAAFACRHCGTCCTGFKGVKLKKGELELLPVPQNERMDVFELFDDTYYMKEPCRFYDASKAKCTIYSDRPETCRNFPLYNQRCDDGLVHLGVCDRCEAALDTLAELEVEFLGR; from the coding sequence TTGAGTCAGTACTCGATTTTCTTCTATAATACCTCCATGCCAAGCGTCAGGATATCCGAGCTCATAGCCACGCAGGAGGTAGTCGACGCCTTCCGTGCGGCTTTTGCGTGCAGGCACTGCGGGACTTGCTGCACCGGGTTCAAGGGTGTCAAGCTGAAAAAGGGGGAACTGGAACTCCTGCCCGTGCCTCAAAACGAACGCATGGACGTCTTCGAGCTGTTCGACGACACTTATTATATGAAAGAGCCGTGCCGCTTTTACGACGCCTCTAAGGCGAAATGTACTATATATAGTGACCGCCCGGAGACCTGCCGCAACTTCCCGCTGTACAACCAGCGCTGCGATGACGGTCTGGTGCATCTGGGAGTCTGCGACAGGTGTGAAGCCGCGCTCGACACCCTGGCTGAGCTTGAGGTGGAGTTCCTGGGGAGATAG